The Merismopedia glauca CCAP 1448/3 DNA window ATACGGTAGGCATTATCAGTCCGAATGCGGATCTCCTCCACTCCTTTCCCAACAATGGACATCGGCTTAAAGTCTGAGGGAAGATCGCCTTGCTGAATCGTTCGCGTAGCGTACCGGAGGTAATCGTAGCTCAAACCCAGCCTGACGACGCGCATCATCGGGGAAGTCCATCAAATCTTTTTTCGCGGCACCAATCCATTCGATTGGTTTATCGGTCATTGGCTATTCGATCGGACTTTAAGGTTTGCACCTTCTATTTTAACGCCCGATCTAGCTAGTTTTAGATCTGACGCAGCAACGGCGAATTGTGGATAAGATCGATGGGGATGTGCGATCGCCTCTGCCAAAGATAAACAGACAGCCCTGTTAAACGTATTGATGTCAAACGAGCGATTGTTTGATGACAGATGCGCTCATATTGCTTTTCATTGCGATCTTGAGCCGCTTTGATGATTTCTTTGGCTAGTAAGTCAGGATCGGTTGGTGAAGAGTTTCTTTTGATACTAGGTTAGAGAAATATCGTTCAATTTCTGCGCTTGTCATGTCTAAATTCCCAAGGTGGTTGATAGTTTCCACCCCAAACTCCGCGCTTTTGTTGTTTGGCTGTGTTTTCGGCTTGTTTTACTTGCTCGACTTGAGGGCAGTTATTTAGATACTTTTGATACACATATGCCATACCATCTGTTACTTGTTGTAAATTAAGTAACTTTCCATTCGTGTAAATTAAGGCAACTTTGCGTCCATATCTGTCTGTATCGACGATTTGCAGTTGAATGCGATTGTTACTTTGAGATATGAGCTTGAGCAAGTTATCTCTAGATTGGTAACCTAATGGTTGTTTTAGCTCTGGAGAGTCGATACACGCGAGTCTGATGCGGTATTCTTGAGTTCGGATGGTGTCGCCATCGTGGACGCTCAGTACGATTTGGGATTTGAGATTGGTAGCTGAGCCTGTCGAAGCTTGGATTTTGGATTCAGTCTCTTTTTGGGATAAGTTATTAGCAGCTACCTGTTGTTTGTTGGGTACTTCTGTAGCGATGGTGATTTCAGCTAATAGTTCGCTGTCGTTTTGTCCGATGAATTTGATTTTTTTGACCGTACCCGAATAGGGCGATCGCGTAATTCCAGCAGCGAGGATTTGCCGATCTAGATTTCTAATTTGTTGAGCTAGCGATCGCAGTTGATTGTCGCTTTCTAAGCTGGCTGCTTTGAAATTAGATTGAGCTTGTTTGAGAGCAGATTTGGCAGAAGAGTAAGCCAATTCTAATTCGGTTTCTTGAGCTAATTCGCCCGATGTTAGAGTAGGAAATTGTTGATAAGCTCTGGTAGTATAGCGGCGATTGGCTTTGAACCTTTTCAAGTTAAGGCTGGCGTTTTTAATTGCTAGCTTTAAGGGTTCTAACTGCGCTTGGGCTAAAGCTTTTTGATATTGCTGTTGTTGCTGAAGTTGTTGGAGTTGAACAGCGAGGGATTGTCTTTGGTTAATTAACGGTTGTTTGTTCGATTGGCGATCGCTAATTGTTTGTCCGGCTTGTATAGTTGTTCCAGTTGTTACTTTAAGATCGCCAGGACTATCCAACCCTACTTTAATTTTGAGGTGGCGGGGTCGAGCGATCACAGTCGATTTGATAGCTGTGGGTGTTGGCGTTACTACTGTTTGAGCGATCGCATTCGTCTGACTGTCTCTCTCTTTTTGACAGGCAGTTACCAATAAAACTAAAAGTATTATCCTTCCTGCTTTCGCTTCCATTTAGCAATTAACTTCCTAGAACAACCAATACCTGTTTCATTTTTGACGTATTCAATTAAATCTGTATATTTAACAATTCCTTCAGATTGAGCGTTATCTAGAGCTTGATATACGATGTTTATCCTTCGATAATGTGGGGTTCGAGGTGAAGTTTTTAATGGTGGAGAGATTACTAAGTTGTTTAAAGTTTTTGGTCGAGCAAATAAATGTATTTCTTGACTTAACCAATCAGGAGCGCGACTATTAATAAACTTCCTCACTTTAGTAATGAGGGTGTGGGGTGTAGGGTGTGGGGTGTGGGGATAGCTCATTTACTTTCTAGGGAGCGGATTAAAGCAGATAAAAGTTTACCGACTGATTCACACTGAGTCAGAATTGGAGTGATGTTTTCAGGTGAGGCTAGTTGCACTCTTTGACAGATTATTAAGTGGGTTTCCAGTTCTTTCAGAGAACCTTGACCCATGTATAAAAATTGGATATATTCTCCCCTCGTTCTACGTCCGTATCCTTCCGCTATATTCGCAGAAATCGATACCGATGCTCTCCGAATCTGAGCGACCATACCGTAGAGTTCGTCTTTTGGGAAATTCCTCGTCAATCGATAGCAAATTTCCGCTAAATTTACGGCTTCCTGCCATACTCTTAAATCTCGGTAAGATTGAATTTTTGAGTCCGTCATAGCTCAATACGGTTCAGTTAAAGAAAAAGTTGTTAGTTTGGCTAACGAGAGATGTGGCATTCAGCCCATCATCCAGAGACAATAAAAGCTTATCTGAACTGTATTGCGTCATAGCTTTGCTCCAATTGTCACGCTCACCCCACACCCTACACCCCACACCCCACACCCAAATTACTGTCCCAATCTCCCAGATTTCTTGGGTAAGCTGAACACCATGATTCGCATGACTCCGACTGCAACTGTTAAAATCCCACCGATTAGATAAAGTGTGGTGGAATTTACGCCTAAACCAATGATTCGGACGACTGTAAATACCATGAGGAAGGCGATCAGAAATGGTGTCCCATCAATCCACTGGGTATGATCTGGTGAGGTGTCTTCCAAACCCAAATATTCTTCTTTGACTACTCTTCTGGCTAACATGGGATTGCCACCAGTTCTCGCTTGCAGGGTGGCTATTTGAGATGGGTTAATGCTAATCCCTAGTTCGGTGGCGGTAGCTATCATGATTTCTCTGATGGCTGATTCTGGCAATGGTGCTAGTTCGATTCTGGGTAGTTTGAGGAAGATGTCTCTGGCTGGGGGATAGGTGGCAAATAGAAGTATGGGTTGTCCGATGGTATGGAGTTCTTCGAGGAAGCACCTTAATGAGACTGGAAAGCGATGGGCGCTATCGCAAATTAGAAAGGCGGTGTGGTTCTGGTAGTATTGGGCGATCGCGTTTTGCAATTGGGTGGTATTGAGGGATTTACCTTCAATTGATTCAGTTTCCACGCCTAACTGGTTGGCGATCGCTGTTAGGGTTTGTTTGACTGTGGTAGGAGTTGCTAAGGCAACTGGATAGCCTAGTTGTTTGAGTTCTGCGACTACGGTTTCGGCGAGGAAGGTTTTGCCGCCACCTGGTTCGCTAATTACCAGGAGGCTAGAATTTGCTTGCATGGTAGCAACTATGCGCTTTTTTTCTCTATTTCTATAGGGTGTGGGAGAATCGGAACTGACACCTAGTTGGGTGTGTTCGCCATCTTCGTTGACGGCGTAGGTGTATGTCCTTTGTGAGCCGTTTTTTAAGGTGCGGCGATGCCTTTTGATCGTCAATTTTGGATTTTAGATTTTGGATTTTGGATTGTTTGCGAACTCTTCCCCACACCCCACACCCAGCCTACTTTTTAACTTAGGATCGATCTGCATCAGTATCAGTGATGACATCTCGATCTGCACTTGGTTGATTCAGAGAGAGTGCGATCGCTCCCATGCTCAAACCTGTTGCCGCGATCGCCAATCCTACACATAGCCATTGGATGAGTCGCTGTTTTCTTCTCCTGGTACGAATTCTGGCAAGAGATCGATCTTGCCATTGGCTGATGGCAGCAAACCATTCATCCCAGTTGTGAGTTGCGAAAGAAGGGTCGGGGCTAAAAAAAATTCGGGTTCGTAGGCGGCGGCGATGCCTTTCATGGCTAGTCTGAGCTTGTTTCTGGAGTCTTCGACTTTTTCTTGGAGTTCTGGGTTGGTAAATTGACCGCTAGCGTAGTAATACAAGGTAAGAGCGTCGCTGCCTACTCTTAAGGCGGCGGCTCGATGTTGGGCGGCATCGTCAATGTCTTGCAGGTCTTCGGAGGCTATAGCGTGGGTTTTCTCATCGGCGGCATCTTGAGCTTTGGCGGTGGGCGATTTGCGCTTTCTGCCTTTGGTATTGTTGCTGCGTCTTTTGACTTCTTCGAGGACGGATTCTGGATACTCGTTGGCTGGGGAGTAGCCCATTTCTAGGGCGATGGTTTCAATTTTGCGGCGGGTGCCGTATTGCATTAGTTCTTCAATTGCGATCATTTTTGATTTCTCTCAATTTTTTGATCAGTTCGTGACGAGTTCCGCCACGAGCATAATGGAGATTAACTAATCTTAATTGGTCGAATTGTTCTCTGGTAAAAGACCTAATTCTTTGGGGAAATCCCAATTCGGCACACCACTTGCTAATTAAGCTGGAATCTAAAGGATAGCCTGGATCTCTACCTCTTTCAGCCGACAAAAGTAACACGGCAGTACGCCGACATATGTCATCAGTTAATTGAGCTTGATTAGTTGAATCATTCATGATTCATGAGGTTCTCATGTTTCAGGTTATTTCTAATAGATTAGCTTGTTTTTGTGGGTTGTCAAAATAATTATTATCAAACTGGGAAAAAGGAATACCAAACCGTCTTTTGTGGAGAATTGGGAAAATTTGTGACTCGCTCAATCTTTAGCAAACCAAGATTCAACGGAGAATGCTTTAACCTGTTGCATTCTTTGAAAGTCGCTGTCTGCGGAAACAAGGATGAGATCGTGTTGTAGGGCAACAGCAGCAATCCACAGGTCGTTATCATCGAATCCCAACTGGGCGATCTTGGTTTTCCGACGTTTGTTTTGTTCTTTGGGAGCAAACCGATTGAAGAGCGTGGCTTTCAGTTGTCCGTAAAGGGTAGCAGTTGTGCCATCAACGTGGTAGATGTAGATACCTTGAAGAAAGCGTTCTACAAGGGCTAAATTGCTCTCTTTGCGTTGAGAGCGTTCTGCCATATCTATTAGTTCTCCTTGGACGATGACGCAAGTAGTAATTAATGTGGTTTCAGCAGCAGCTAAGCGGATTAAAACGTTGTAATCGCCTAGAATTGCACGACTACAGTGGTTGGTGTCCAATAAGTACATTACATATCGAAAGGGTTGGGTTGATCGAATTTAGCTTGGCTGCGAGTGGTGCGTACTATTTCTAAGCATTCTTCGAGGTCGTCTCCTTCCCAATTACCTATGGTTTTGAGATGTTCGAGGAGCGA harbors:
- a CDS encoding ATP-binding protein translates to MTIKRHRRTLKNGSQRTYTYAVNEDGEHTQLGVSSDSPTPYRNREKKRIVATMQANSSLLVISEPGGGKTFLAETVVAELKQLGYPVALATPTTVKQTLTAIANQLGVETESIEGKSLNTTQLQNAIAQYYQNHTAFLICDSAHRFPVSLRCFLEELHTIGQPILLFATYPPARDIFLKLPRIELAPLPESAIREIMIATATELGISINPSQIATLQARTGGNPMLARRVVKEEYLGLEDTSPDHTQWIDGTPFLIAFLMVFTVVRIIGLGVNSTTLYLIGGILTVAVGVMRIMVFSLPKKSGRLGQ
- a CDS encoding thermonuclease family protein → MEAKAGRIILLVLLVTACQKERDSQTNAIAQTVVTPTPTAIKSTVIARPRHLKIKVGLDSPGDLKVTTGTTIQAGQTISDRQSNKQPLINQRQSLAVQLQQLQQQQQYQKALAQAQLEPLKLAIKNASLNLKRFKANRRYTTRAYQQFPTLTSGELAQETELELAYSSAKSALKQAQSNFKAASLESDNQLRSLAQQIRNLDRQILAAGITRSPYSGTVKKIKFIGQNDSELLAEITIATEVPNKQQVAANNLSQKETESKIQASTGSATNLKSQIVLSVHDGDTIRTQEYRIRLACIDSPELKQPLGYQSRDNLLKLISQSNNRIQLQIVDTDRYGRKVALIYTNGKLLNLQQVTDGMAYVYQKYLNNCPQVEQVKQAENTAKQQKRGVWGGNYQPPWEFRHDKRRN
- a CDS encoding type II toxin-antitoxin system VapC family toxin, producing the protein MYLLDTNHCSRAILGDYNVLIRLAAAETTLITTCVIVQGELIDMAERSQRKESNLALVERFLQGIYIYHVDGTTATLYGQLKATLFNRFAPKEQNKRRKTKIAQLGFDDNDLWIAAVALQHDLILVSADSDFQRMQQVKAFSVESWFAKD
- a CDS encoding four helix bundle protein; this encodes MTDSKIQSYRDLRVWQEAVNLAEICYRLTRNFPKDELYGMVAQIRRASVSISANIAEGYGRRTRGEYIQFLYMGQGSLKELETHLIICQRVQLASPENITPILTQCESVGKLLSALIRSLESK
- a CDS encoding type II toxin-antitoxin system RelE/ParE family toxin, with protein sequence MMRVVRLGLSYDYLRYATRTIQQGDLPSDFKPMSIVGKGVEEIRIRTDNAYRIFYVARFEEAVYVLHAFQKKTQKTSRSDIELGQQRYQQMLQQRQDDSE